From Mesorhizobium australicum, a single genomic window includes:
- a CDS encoding ABC transporter substrate-binding protein, which translates to MIGNIERRGGTLKVGLDAEVDIIDPPASFGGWNTGRVVQQIFESLVEDDLSAEGLPYTRLVPALAEKYHVSEDGRIYTFSLRRNVRFHDGTPFDAEAAKFNIDRMWNSAAPQYSPVAADYNQLAIQSIRHVEVVDSHTLQIILSEPYADFLRYMTQEDAPGSFVFVSPSALKKYGNEGIADRAPGTGPFRFKGRCSTRFGIGVILERNENYWGEPPYLDELIFVPLPDAAERAAALERGDVDVVYGPDPFRLSALRERGFVVKEVAVPYLWYFSFNMRESPLDDVRVRRAIAHAINRTELSNQLFGEATTAAVGIIPPASPSFEPDFPDYYPYDPSRAKALLAEAGVPNGFHFKMLVARAGGEISPLAICDWLASDLSQIGITSEVEVRDDWVSYCEEWHRGIPPGIGASEMSWGMSCDVWLEQVLHSRNSSPKGFNTGYYNRVEVDRLLDLARTEQVEFRRVELYRIAHRLIMEDLPILPLLNLGSGNVVHAPNVKGFKFPAQNWHDFRQVWLER; encoded by the coding sequence ATGATTGGGAACATTGAAAGACGCGGTGGAACACTAAAAGTTGGACTCGACGCGGAGGTTGATATCATCGACCCGCCGGCATCCTTCGGTGGCTGGAATACGGGGCGTGTTGTTCAACAGATATTCGAAAGCCTTGTAGAGGATGATCTTTCGGCCGAGGGTTTACCTTACACGCGCCTCGTTCCGGCGCTTGCTGAGAAGTACCATGTGTCGGAGGACGGACGTATCTATACGTTCTCGCTGCGGCGGAATGTTCGATTCCATGACGGCACACCATTCGATGCCGAGGCGGCCAAATTCAACATTGACAGGATGTGGAATTCCGCTGCGCCACAGTACTCGCCCGTAGCTGCTGACTACAATCAGCTTGCAATACAAAGCATCCGTCACGTTGAAGTCGTGGATAGTCATACATTGCAAATTATTCTTAGCGAACCATACGCGGACTTTCTCCGATACATGACCCAGGAAGACGCGCCGGGCTCTTTCGTCTTTGTTAGCCCGAGCGCCTTAAAAAAGTATGGGAATGAAGGAATCGCCGATCGAGCGCCTGGCACTGGGCCGTTCCGATTCAAAGGACGTTGCAGTACCCGCTTCGGAATTGGCGTAATTCTAGAACGCAACGAAAACTATTGGGGTGAGCCTCCGTATCTTGACGAGCTCATCTTTGTTCCGTTGCCGGATGCTGCAGAGCGGGCCGCGGCATTGGAGCGAGGCGATGTTGACGTTGTCTATGGACCGGATCCTTTTCGTCTGTCGGCGCTGCGGGAACGCGGCTTTGTGGTCAAGGAGGTAGCAGTCCCTTATCTATGGTACTTCTCTTTCAATATGCGAGAGAGTCCATTAGATGATGTTCGTGTGAGGCGGGCCATCGCGCATGCGATCAACCGCACGGAACTCAGTAATCAGCTGTTTGGTGAAGCTACCACTGCAGCCGTCGGGATCATTCCCCCAGCTTCACCATCCTTCGAGCCGGATTTTCCAGACTACTATCCATACGATCCTTCCAGAGCAAAGGCATTACTCGCCGAAGCTGGCGTTCCCAACGGTTTTCACTTCAAGATGCTTGTAGCTCGCGCGGGCGGTGAGATTAGTCCGCTGGCGATATGCGATTGGCTAGCGTCTGATCTATCGCAAATCGGCATCACGTCAGAGGTGGAGGTTCGAGATGACTGGGTATCGTATTGCGAGGAATGGCATCGCGGTATCCCACCCGGCATCGGCGCATCCGAGATGAGCTGGGGAATGTCTTGTGACGTTTGGCTGGAGCAAGTCTTGCATTCCCGTAACAGTTCGCCAAAAGGCTTTAACACGGGATATTACAATAGGGTCGAAGTAGATCGATTGCTCGACCTTGCCCGGACTGAACAAGTCGAATTTCGCCGCGTTGAACTTTACCGAATTGCTCACCGTCTAATCATGGAGGATTTGCCAATTCTGCCACTTCTTAACCTTGGGTCTGGCAATGTCGTCCACGCTCCAAACGTCAAGGGGTTCAAGTTTCCGGCGCAAAACTGGCACGACTTCCGGCAGGTATGGTTGGAGCGATAG
- a CDS encoding ABC transporter substrate-binding protein, producing the protein MKFVKLIGFIFAAVATAFMLAGPTVAAPGGMITWGKPSEVLSTDAHLSADGTSWTMYYLIYDTLVTTTDDLKIAPGLAESWEQPTPTTYIFKLRKNAAFSSGRPLTSADVVGSLKRLADPKLGSYAGRQIGDVKQVVALDDHTVKLELKQPNTAVLSVLSVSMTAIYPIQELENGTFDPTKEMLGSGPFMVVEHRQDESWTLVRNPHYWRQGYPIVDKVLVRIIQDDAARLAGLRDGSVDIANFENPDAATLLKGILNVEPIIQKTTNYFRLDVSALQDDSPFKDIRVRHAMALALDRQRIVDAVFGGESAVDYVVPQAFGKPVCRDHPDYVTPREKRIVQARELLQEAGAENLKVGIVASSVLVTFPLIAQVMKANLADVGIDAEVQQIPVADWYQRVFSAKTDFDLALSWLAGYSNPTQILSNWNPEWVGWNAGFMTPSAEYNKAVNKVRQLPDGPERDRVIEQACQIIYDQANMLPLVSKPDYLGYRKDKIKARFSSIEGNFNTLKYITEFSRQD; encoded by the coding sequence ATGAAATTCGTGAAGCTTATCGGATTTATTTTTGCAGCTGTCGCAACCGCATTCATGCTCGCGGGACCGACGGTGGCCGCTCCAGGCGGGATGATAACTTGGGGAAAACCTTCAGAGGTGCTCTCCACCGACGCACACCTGTCAGCCGATGGCACCTCGTGGACAATGTACTATCTTATCTATGACACTTTGGTCACAACAACGGATGACCTGAAAATAGCGCCGGGACTCGCGGAGTCATGGGAGCAGCCCACGCCGACGACGTACATCTTCAAGCTGCGAAAAAATGCGGCATTTTCAAGCGGCCGCCCTCTGACGTCCGCTGACGTTGTCGGTAGCCTCAAGCGATTGGCGGATCCAAAGTTGGGCAGCTATGCGGGCCGTCAGATTGGCGATGTCAAGCAGGTCGTTGCACTAGACGATCACACTGTGAAGCTTGAGCTTAAGCAACCAAATACGGCGGTTCTATCCGTTTTGTCTGTCAGCATGACCGCTATCTATCCTATACAGGAACTAGAGAACGGAACTTTCGATCCGACAAAGGAGATGTTGGGTTCTGGGCCATTCATGGTGGTCGAGCATCGTCAAGACGAATCTTGGACTTTGGTGCGTAATCCACACTACTGGCGCCAAGGATATCCCATCGTTGACAAGGTGCTTGTTCGAATCATTCAGGATGATGCAGCGCGCCTAGCAGGCTTGCGCGACGGCAGTGTCGATATTGCGAATTTCGAGAACCCAGATGCAGCTACACTGCTGAAGGGCATCCTCAATGTAGAGCCCATTATTCAGAAGACGACCAATTATTTCCGACTCGACGTCAGTGCTCTGCAGGACGACTCGCCATTCAAGGACATCCGAGTACGGCATGCCATGGCTCTTGCCCTTGATCGTCAGCGTATAGTGGATGCCGTGTTTGGCGGAGAGTCTGCCGTCGATTATGTAGTACCGCAGGCATTCGGTAAGCCAGTTTGCCGAGATCATCCGGACTACGTTACCCCTCGAGAGAAACGGATCGTCCAGGCCCGGGAGCTATTGCAAGAAGCGGGCGCGGAAAACCTTAAGGTGGGAATCGTTGCCTCATCGGTTCTGGTAACATTTCCGCTTATCGCGCAAGTCATGAAGGCGAACTTGGCTGATGTTGGGATTGATGCCGAGGTTCAGCAAATTCCAGTGGCTGACTGGTATCAGCGCGTGTTCAGTGCGAAGACAGACTTTGACTTGGCACTGTCCTGGCTCGCCGGATATTCGAATCCAACTCAGATTCTCTCAAACTGGAATCCGGAGTGGGTAGGGTGGAACGCCGGGTTCATGACGCCGAGCGCAGAGTACAATAAAGCGGTGAATAAGGTTCGGCAACTTCCAGACGGGCCGGAACGCGATCGCGTTATCGAGCAAGCTTGCCAGATCATCTACGACCAAGCCAACATGCTTCCCCTGGTCAGTAAGCCCGACTATCTCGGCTATCGAAAGGATAAGATTAAGGCGAGGTTCAGTTCCATTGAGGGGAATTTCAACACACTGAAATACATCACGGAATTCTCTCGACAAGACTAG
- a CDS encoding ABC transporter permease — protein MQIIQYVIGRVLVALATMLGASIVIFTAVRMVPGGFEQVVLGPLATPESRAVVIAKFALDRSIIEQYGHWLTAATHGDFGISMVTQTSVTQELIRRAPATIQLALMSLLMALSIGLPLGVISGLTNGRPWQRSLGRFLGALGASIPDFVLGSLFLFVFTVWSLGLTIGGFVPFFEDPWTNLRAMVLPAITLAVFGIALILRTARDAVKTVMTEGYIAFAVACGEPPSRIVRHHVLRNAAVPIITVTATYLGYLLGGAIVVEVLFSIPGVGLYTYNGLMNRDYAIVQAGVLVAAAVFIAINMIADTIYSLLDPRISAQKREI, from the coding sequence ATGCAAATCATTCAATACGTAATCGGAAGAGTCCTTGTGGCATTGGCAACAATGCTCGGCGCCTCAATTGTCATCTTTACGGCGGTGAGGATGGTTCCGGGCGGGTTTGAACAGGTTGTGCTTGGCCCCTTAGCGACGCCGGAGTCCCGTGCTGTTGTTATTGCGAAGTTCGCACTCGATCGTTCGATTATCGAGCAGTATGGTCACTGGCTGACTGCGGCAACACACGGCGATTTCGGTATATCGATGGTCACCCAAACATCGGTAACCCAAGAGTTGATACGGCGAGCACCGGCCACGATCCAACTCGCATTGATGTCTCTGCTCATGGCGCTTTCTATTGGACTGCCGCTCGGAGTCATCTCAGGGTTGACCAATGGCCGCCCCTGGCAACGAAGTTTGGGGCGGTTCTTAGGAGCACTGGGCGCCAGCATCCCGGACTTCGTTTTGGGAAGCCTGTTCTTGTTCGTCTTTACGGTCTGGTCGTTGGGACTTACCATCGGCGGATTCGTTCCATTCTTTGAAGATCCATGGACGAATCTGAGAGCCATGGTTTTGCCTGCTATTACACTAGCCGTCTTCGGGATCGCTCTCATCCTGAGAACGGCGCGCGATGCGGTAAAAACAGTCATGACGGAGGGATACATAGCATTTGCGGTTGCGTGTGGAGAGCCACCTTCAAGGATCGTTCGTCATCACGTACTCCGAAACGCCGCTGTCCCGATCATCACAGTTACTGCAACCTATCTAGGGTATCTTCTCGGCGGTGCCATTGTCGTCGAGGTCCTGTTCTCGATCCCGGGCGTTGGCCTCTACACCTACAATGGCTTGATGAATCGTGACTACGCGATTGTACAGGCTGGTGTTCTCGTGGCCGCAGCCGTCTTCATCGCGATCAACATGATCGCCGACACCATCTATTCATTGCTCGATCCACGAATCAGCGCGCAAAAGAGAGAGATATGA